The following are encoded in a window of Pygocentrus nattereri isolate fPygNat1 chromosome 5, fPygNat1.pri, whole genome shotgun sequence genomic DNA:
- the fgf8a gene encoding fibroblast growth factor 8 codes for MRFIPSRLSYLFLHLFAFCYYAQVTIQSPPNFTQHVNEQSRVTDRVSRRLIRTYQLYSRTSGKHVQVLANKKINAMAEDGDAHAKLIVETDTFGSRVRIKGAETGLYICMNRRGKLIGKRNGQGKDCIFTEIVLENNYTALQNVKYEGWYMAFTRKGRPRKGSKTRQHQREVHFMKRLPKGHHIAEHRPFDFINYPFNRRTKRTRYSGER; via the exons ATGAGATTCATTCCGTCACGGTTAAGTTATCT aTTTCTTCACCTCTTTGCGTTCTGCTACTATGCTCAG GTAACCATTCAGTCCCCGCCTAATTTTACACAGCATGTGAATGAGCAAAGTAGGGTGACGGACCGGGTGAGCCGGAGACTAATTCGGACCTACCAGCTTTACAGCAGAACCAGCGGCAAGCACGTCCAAGTCCTGGCCAACAAAAAGATCAACGCCATGGCCGAGGACGGAGACGCTCACG CAAAGCTCATTGTGGAGACAGACACATTTGGCAGCCGAGTTCGCATTAAAGGAGCTGAGACAGGACTCTACATCTGCATGAATAGAAGAGGAAAGCTGATTGGCAAG AGGAACGGTCAGGGGAAAGACTGCATTTTTACAGAGATCGTGCTAGAGAACAACTACACAGCTCTCCAGAATGTAAAGTACGAGGGCTGGTACATGGCGTTCACACGCAAAGGAAGACCCCGCAAGGGCTCCAAAACCAGGCAACACCAGCGGGAAGTCCACTTCATGAAGCGACTGCCCAAAGGACACCACATTGCAGAGCACAGACCCTTTGATTTCATCAATTACCCTTTCAACAGACGGACTAAACGCACCCGTTACTCAGGAGAGCGCTGA